A genomic region of Photobacterium swingsii contains the following coding sequences:
- the csrD gene encoding RNase E specificity factor CsrD, which yields MRKASGMKLTNRLVTFVTLIVICAIFVIFIGGALSFRKLGQDYLTHYLDGVVAVIDQELADPQGSQGLSRWLPKLLKASNVVELEVGSDAGVIYSFRGLQKIQDPNILHLGHYQLEHNPGFYIELKSLPPYTEFTYSIGAMSSISLAIVMIIMGLVWGMNWLRLQLHGSELLEERGRMILAGRVTDYEVGDEKEWPATASLALDQMIAELKDARQERSRFDTFIRTHTFLDQLTGAANRVLFDSRLQSVVQDQETHGAVILIRIADWDELLADQGKENADELVHDVGMILSNLIQRYPDTVLSRYFDAEFAIMLPQQSVKEVRLFTNQMLNALERLLPPAPLEPDNWCHIGMTSFVSGERRGRIMDEADMALRSAQLQGANNWFAFKKDQQTEDARGSVRWRTLLDAVLNAHAIQLHQQPVISAHDGRILQRELLARIKDENGVQIKASRFLPAVEQVGFTIRMDKQVVSQALATLKRMPSTEVFSVNLNVTSLLERNFVRWLRDELLQTPRTVLNRLSFEVPEGALVKHLDTMRPIARMIVGLGCKLVVDQAGRTIVSTHYIKDINVDYIKLHRSLVREINLRQENQLFVRSMLGACGDSRAEVIAVGVENEKEWNVLKSLGVHAGQGRYFSPEMSLEKYLLTD from the coding sequence ATGAGAAAAGCCTCAGGGATGAAGTTAACCAATCGACTGGTTACTTTTGTCACTCTTATCGTGATTTGTGCCATATTCGTCATTTTTATTGGCGGAGCATTGAGTTTCCGTAAATTAGGGCAAGATTACCTGACACACTACCTTGATGGAGTGGTGGCGGTGATCGATCAAGAGTTGGCCGATCCGCAAGGCTCGCAAGGGTTATCCCGTTGGTTGCCTAAGCTATTGAAGGCCAGCAATGTGGTAGAGCTCGAAGTGGGCAGTGATGCTGGCGTTATTTACTCGTTTCGTGGGCTGCAAAAAATCCAAGACCCTAATATTCTCCATCTGGGCCATTACCAACTTGAGCATAACCCTGGCTTTTATATTGAACTTAAATCCTTGCCACCGTATACCGAGTTCACTTATTCGATAGGCGCGATGTCGTCCATTAGCCTTGCGATTGTCATGATCATTATGGGGCTGGTATGGGGGATGAATTGGCTTCGCCTGCAATTACATGGCTCTGAATTACTAGAAGAGCGTGGACGCATGATATTGGCTGGTCGAGTGACGGACTATGAAGTCGGTGACGAAAAGGAGTGGCCTGCTACTGCGAGTTTAGCGCTTGATCAAATGATTGCGGAGCTCAAAGATGCCCGCCAAGAGCGTAGCCGCTTTGATACCTTTATTCGCACCCATACTTTTCTTGACCAACTGACAGGTGCGGCAAATCGGGTGCTATTTGATAGCCGATTACAGTCAGTCGTACAGGATCAGGAAACCCATGGTGCCGTTATCTTGATCCGTATTGCTGATTGGGATGAGTTATTAGCAGATCAAGGAAAAGAAAATGCAGATGAGCTGGTTCACGATGTGGGAATGATATTGTCTAACTTAATCCAGCGCTATCCTGACACTGTGTTATCTCGATACTTTGATGCCGAATTTGCGATCATGCTTCCTCAGCAGTCTGTAAAAGAAGTGCGTTTGTTCACTAACCAAATGTTGAATGCGTTAGAGCGGTTATTACCGCCAGCACCATTAGAGCCAGATAATTGGTGTCATATAGGTATGACATCTTTTGTTAGCGGTGAGCGACGGGGACGGATCATGGATGAGGCTGATATGGCACTGCGAAGTGCACAGCTACAAGGGGCCAATAATTGGTTTGCGTTTAAAAAAGATCAGCAAACAGAAGACGCACGTGGTAGTGTTCGATGGCGAACCTTGTTGGATGCCGTTTTGAATGCACACGCTATCCAGTTGCATCAGCAACCTGTGATCAGTGCCCATGATGGGCGGATTTTGCAACGCGAGTTACTGGCTCGAATTAAAGATGAGAATGGCGTCCAAATTAAAGCATCACGATTTCTACCTGCAGTTGAGCAAGTGGGTTTCACTATTCGAATGGATAAACAAGTGGTTAGCCAAGCCCTTGCCACACTGAAACGAATGCCTTCCACGGAAGTATTTTCGGTGAACCTGAATGTGACTTCTTTACTTGAGCGAAACTTTGTACGTTGGTTACGTGATGAGTTGTTACAAACCCCTCGCACTGTGCTGAATCGCTTGTCATTTGAGGTGCCAGAGGGAGCATTGGTGAAGCATTTAGATACAATGCGACCGATAGCGCGGATGATTGTGGGATTAGGCTGTAAATTAGTGGTTGATCAGGCTGGTCGTACGATAGTGAGCACGCATTATATTAAAGACATTAATGTTGATTATATAAAGCTGCATCGTAGCTTAGTACGTGAGATTAATTTGCGGCAAGAAAATCAACTTTTTGTTCGCTCAATGCTCGGTGCATGTGGTGATAGTCGTGCCGAGGTAATAGCCGTGGGTGTTGAGAATGAAAAAGAGTGGAATGTATTGAAATCACTAGGGGTACATGCCGGGCAAGGGCGTTACTTTTCACCGGAAATGAGCTTAGAAAAATATTTGCTTACTGATTAA